A segment of the Methylomonas paludis genome:
TGACCACTATACATATAACGGTAGCCCAGCATAATCTGGCCGGTTTGTTCGAGCATGTGACCGAACATCACTCCTGCCGGTAGCGGAGTGTGCTGATGCTGATGCTGGTGGTGATGCTGGTGCGGATTGTCGCCAAACAGGCTATCCAGCACATTGCCCTCACCTTCCAGTAAGCTACCGGGCGCAGACAGATCGATATTAACCCCGGCATGCGCCAGATAATAGCTGTAATCGGCATAGTTGCCGCTGCCGCCGCCACCCAGTTTCAGATCACCCTGATGGCTGTAATATTCAATGCCGGCATCCAGTTTGACACCTTTGCTGATTTGTTTGGCAAAGCTGATGCCGCCGTTGATGGCACCAAAGGCTGACAGACGGTAATCACTGGAATAATGATGGTCGGCACGCGGCGCCAGGAAATACGGGGCAAAAAAATCGGCCTGAGATTGTGAGTAATAGCGAATGCTGGGAATGGCGGTAATACCAAATGGCAGCCCTTGATACCATTTGAATTCAAAGGTGTGGGCATTGATATTCCAGTCGTCGTGATAAAACCGGTAATCAAAATGTAATGAGGCATCCAAGTTCGGCAGGTAATGGTTGAGGCCATTCACCACCGAAAACTGGTTACGCTGATCGGGGCGATTTTCTCTGAACAGTTCCGGACCAACAATCTCCAGCGGAGTGATGGCGTTCCAGTTTATCGAGCCGAGATTGTTCTGGTTATCACTGATATAAGCATATTCGGTCGGGGTAATCTCGCCTCTGACATATACGGTTTTATAGGGATTACTCAAAAATCCGGATTGATTGGTATAGTTGGTACTAAGGTTGTATAAGGTGTTTTTACCCAATACCTGACTCACGCCAAGGTTTAAGCCGTTAAACACGCTATTGGCATTAAGCAGAGCATAATTGGTGCAATCGCTGATAGTGCAATCCGCCGGATGAATATGGCCGAGACCGACATCCGCCGGACTGTGGTTATGACCCTGATTGCGAAAAATAGCATTGCGGGTAATGTTATACCCGGCACTAAGTGTGGTTTGTTTATTATTGAATTCGTGGCTGAAATTAATCGCCCCAAAATTGGATAAATAATCCGGCTCATCAGACAAACCACCGGAGATGCCTAGTGTGGAATTATCCATATAATATTTCATGGATAACACCGGCTGAGTACGGGTTTCCAGTGGTTGAGTCTGGAAGCGCTGCACTGTAGCAGTGCCGGCGGGTACCATACTATCCAGCAAGGTGGTATAAGCTTTGACTTTATCACCACCGCTGGCGTTCAGAGCATCCTGATAAGTCTGAAATTTTTCCAGGCCTTCACCGGTAATCGACTGGGCGGATACAGCAGAAGCCGCCGAGATTAAATCGGCCACACCGCCACCATTGGCCAAGGTTTGGTTAGTCATGGTTTGCGGGACATTCCAGGCCGGAGAGGCACCGGAATAGGTATCCCTATCCAGGCTGAAAGCAAATTCCAACCTTTCGGTCAGCGGTACCAGTCCATCGGCATGATAGATCTGCACCTGCATACGCTGATCGCTTTCCTGATAATAACCATAGGCAGTACTGCCGGTGGCAAGCAGACTGGGAGTAGCGGCCCGCACATCCATACCCGGCAGGCATAGTGCTGCTGAGGTTAGCGCATACAAGGTACGACTTTTATCCTGCTTAGTTACAGCCACAGCCACCCCCACTGCTGACCCGGCTGCCTTGTGCCGCCTCACGGCTGGTAAAGATATGGTCGCGAATATGGGTTAAATTGGGATTGGGATCCAGGGCCATGTTCGGTTTGGCCAAATTGCCCCGTTGCCAAGGCGCAACTTCACTGCAACCCGGTAAGATGCAGGTGATACTGATCAGTATTAAAGCCTTTATCAGGCAGGGGTAAACTCGCAAGATTTGTTCCTCTATCGCTTGTGCATCATGCCACCAACCGGAAATGCAAAATCCAGGCTATACCTGGATTGCTAAAAACACCGGCCATTTAAGGTTTGATCTATATTTTTATGACTGGATTAACCGTTTGATTTGACCAAAATCCCGCTGGGTTGGGTGAACACATAAAGTAAGCCCACCCTACCGAACAAAACAATTATTTTCATTTGTCGATTTGTTCAGATTTTGCGGCGATTCAAACCGAGCATCCCTACCAAGCCGCTGAGGAAAAGCCAGGTGGCGGAAGGTAAAGGCACTGCGGCAACAACACTGCTGAAAGCAACGGTGCCTAATATATCGGAGGTTGTACCGCCGGCAGTGCCGCCGCCAGCGGCTATGGTGTAATCACCGGCCGGCAGCAGATAATGTGACAAGCTGACAGAATTGCCGTTTGTTGGGTCGACATGGGTGATATATTTAATGACACTCCAGTCACCAGCAGCGATGGCTTCGGCTAAGGAAGTAGCGTTACAGACTCCGCCAGGCTGGGATACGCAAAAGGTATCGGCATTGGCATTGGCCATACTCCAGTCACCCAGGGCATTGAATTGGCCATGATAGGTAATATTCTGGGTATCTCT
Coding sequences within it:
- a CDS encoding DUF3570 domain-containing protein, producing the protein MAVTKQDKSRTLYALTSAALCLPGMDVRAATPSLLATGSTAYGYYQESDQRMQVQIYHADGLVPLTERLEFAFSLDRDTYSGASPAWNVPQTMTNQTLANGGGVADLISAASAVSAQSITGEGLEKFQTYQDALNASGGDKVKAYTTLLDSMVPAGTATVQRFQTQPLETRTQPVLSMKYYMDNSTLGISGGLSDEPDYLSNFGAINFSHEFNNKQTTLSAGYNITRNAIFRNQGHNHSPADVGLGHIHPADCTISDCTNYALLNANSVFNGLNLGVSQVLGKNTLYNLSTNYTNQSGFLSNPYKTVYVRGEITPTEYAYISDNQNNLGSINWNAITPLEIVGPELFRENRPDQRNQFSVVNGLNHYLPNLDASLHFDYRFYHDDWNINAHTFEFKWYQGLPFGITAIPSIRYYSQSQADFFAPYFLAPRADHHYSSDYRLSAFGAINGGISFAKQISKGVKLDAGIEYYSHQGDLKLGGGGSGNYADYSYYLAHAGVNIDLSAPGSLLEGEGNVLDSLFGDNPHQHHHQHQHQHTPLPAGVMFGHMLEQTGQIMLGYRYMYSGQEGTMLHGSDAVSDAQLAHQYIIRLPKGATAPTAQQVLGDACPGYGHITGPHKFTESGCLVKPTNMFMGMHMLDIMYAPTDWLNLMVMPQLVDMQMNMSTDLRTPYYTMNGDYTEKHNATDTASIYSQMHHSVFDLGDTFMTALIKLYDDPNHHLHIGLGGSAPTGSVSEVHNRITTAVVGSGGQVYNVNLNILQDIGMMPGSGTWDFKPSLTYTGRFDQAFWGLQLSSVNRLQNRNSSGYALGDQYQSTAWGGYKLFDWLSTSVRGVYTQQNKIRGDLYQIIASEIPTGNINQNGHMNVSTVDYAQNYGGHYWDIGIGMNIMVPRGNFAGHSLNIEWLQPVKDYVNGYQLERTGAFSATWNYMF
- a CDS encoding DUF4266 domain-containing protein, whose product is MRVYPCLIKALILISITCILPGCSEVAPWQRGNLAKPNMALDPNPNLTHIRDHIFTSREAAQGSRVSSGGGCGCN